A stretch of Linepithema humile isolate Giens D197 chromosome 3, Lhum_UNIL_v1.0, whole genome shotgun sequence DNA encodes these proteins:
- the LOC136998449 gene encoding uncharacterized protein yields the protein MQTEEKLSSGTLPSQPPLPSQSPLPSQPPLPSQPPLPSQPPLPSQPPLPSQPPLPSQPPLPSQSPLPSQPPLPSQPPLPSQPPLPSQPPLPSQPPLPSPLQPPLPSQPPLPSQPPLPSQPPLPSQPPLPSQSPLPSQPPLPSQPPLPLPLQPPLPSQPPLPSLPSLPSQPSQPPMPQNQAAAQPRRWKRAGQRGSRKYFRNRGRGGKKSGISVTNNYYN from the exons AGACGGAAGAAAAGCTGTCATCAGGAACACTGCCGTCGCAGCCTCCACTGCCTTCGCAGTCGCCACTGCCATCGCAGCCGCCACTGCCGTCGCAGCCTCCACTGCCGTCGCAGCCGCCACTGCCGTCGCAGCCTCCACTGCCGTCGCAGCCTCCACTGCCGTCGCAGCCTCCACTGCCTTCGCAGTCGCCACTGCCGTCGCAGCCGCCACTGCCGTCGCAGCCTCCACTGCCGTCGCAGCCGCCACTGCCTTCGCAGCCGCCACTGCCTTCGCAGCCGCCACTGCCTTCGCCTTTGCAGCCGCCACTGCCTTCGCAGCCTCCACTGCCTTCGCAGCCTCCACTGCCGTCGCAGCCTCCACTGCCGTCGCAGCCTCCACTGCCTTCGCAGTCGCCACTGCCGTCGCAGCCTCCACTGCCGTCGCAGCCGCCACTGCCTTTGCCTTTGCAGCCGCCACTGCCTTCGCAGCCGCCACTGCCGTCACTGCCGTCACTGCCGTCGCAGCCGTCGCAGCCGCCAATGCCACAAAATCAGGCTGCAGCACAAC CCAGAAGATGGAAAAGAGCGGGCCAACGTGGCAGCCGCAAATATTTTCGGAATCGTGGTCGGGGCGGAAAAAAAAGCGGAATATccgtaacaaataattattacaattaa